A stretch of DNA from Gimesia chilikensis:
GAACGCCGGATGGCGCGGGCCGTCTACGCAGGCTACGTCACATTGCTCGATCAGTGGCTGGGACGCTTCCTGGATTCCCTGCACGAGTACGCAGAACAGCACTCCATTTTATTAATCGTCACGGCGGCACGCGGTGGTAGTTCGCTGCTCGGTCCCGTAAGAGACGCGGAAGACTGGGGACTGTTCGAAGAAACCACGCACGTCCCCCTGTTGATATTTAATTCCGGGAATCAGCAGCAGGGGAACCGACGCCAGTTTCTCTCGCAATCGGCAGATATTCCCGCGACCTTGTCAGCCTGGTGGAGCCTCGAATCCACAGAAAATATGATAGGGGGAACGGACCTCCTGGCGCTGATTACGGGTCAGGAAGAAATGTCGGAACCGGTCATTCACGCTGCCAGTGATGAGGCGGTTGCAATTCGTACCCCGGAATTTTATTATCTCCAGCGCCGAGACAAACAGCCTTCTGACGCAGAGCACGAAACGCATCCCCTCCCGGAGACAGCACCAGTTCAGCTCTATCAGAAACCTTCAGATCGCTGGGATGTCTACGAGCAGCATTCACAGCACCCGGAGACGGTGGCTGCGTTTGCAGAACTGCTGAATGAAAAACAGACCGGAAGCACATCATGAAGATCTATCATAATCCCCGTTGTGGCAAGAGCCGCCAGACACTCGCCTTGATTGAAGAGGCGGGTATTGAACCCGAGATCATCGAGTATCTCAAGACTCCGCCCACGGCTGAAGAACTCGATGCCATCCTGAAGAAGCTCAAATTGGAACCGCAGCAGCTGATGCGGAAAGGTGAAGCGATCTATAAAGAACTCAAGCTGGCAGAGCGGGAGCTGAGCCGTGATGAAGCAATCGCGGTGATGCTGGAGCATCCCAAGTTGATCGAACGGCCGATTGTCGTTCAGGGACGCAAAGCGGTCCTGGGACGTCCCCCTGAAAACGTAAAAGAACTACTGTAGGAAAATCTGTCTACAGATTGCGGCCGACGAGTAGTCCAATCGCGAAGGTCAATGCACCAAACGTCAGCAGCAGAATGAACCAGGTGCCGGTAGGTAATTCAAACCGGGAACTCCGTTTCAGTTTCCCCTTCTTTTTCTCGGCCAGTACGTTTGATGCCCGCTGTTGTGCGAGACTGGCCAGATGAGACAGCTCTGCTTCATGGTTCACGTCCGTGACATCTGTCACAGCCACATTCTGCTGGCTGACCGGAGTGATGGGCGTCTCAGGTGTCGGGTGCGAGGCAGGCGCTTCAACCGGTTCGGGGGCTGAGGATGTTTGCACCGATTTAACAGGGATCGCCTTGAACGCCT
This window harbors:
- the arsC gene encoding arsenate reductase (glutaredoxin) (This arsenate reductase requires both glutathione and glutaredoxin to convert arsenate to arsenite, after which the efflux transporter formed by ArsA and ArsB can extrude the arsenite from the cell, providing resistance.), which codes for MKIYHNPRCGKSRQTLALIEEAGIEPEIIEYLKTPPTAEELDAILKKLKLEPQQLMRKGEAIYKELKLAERELSRDEAIAVMLEHPKLIERPIVVQGRKAVLGRPPENVKELL
- a CDS encoding zinc ribbon domain-containing protein, which gives rise to MPIKFRCQHCDQLMGISRSKAGDVVDCPTCGMSVRVPGLDGEVVPLPQPKLDLQDAELANALDELAALGSNVTLEKKQLELQSQAKTSTSKEPVSVPEEAFKAIPVKSVQTSSAPEPVEAPASHPTPETPITPVSQQNVAVTDVTDVNHEAELSHLASLAQQRASNVLAEKKKGKLKRSSRFELPTGTWFILLLTFGALTFAIGLLVGRNL